The Nerophis ophidion isolate RoL-2023_Sa linkage group LG07, RoL_Noph_v1.0, whole genome shotgun sequence genome contains a region encoding:
- the f2r gene encoding proteinase-activated receptor 1, whose amino-acid sequence MLIKQTGVTSGKPLEGLAMATVHLSFLLLLVFDSLSSSALGVMNASEPFLRTFSGHVLTEGDADYLDLSVLDGDDAGSGSKSQPEAVRRHPGLHPPHQKRYFVSEEVKHFLQGCLSTAFVPAVYTVVFVVSVPLNLLAAAIFMHPVRPRKPAVIYMLNLASADLLFGLLLPFKVAYRYHGNNWTYGAFMCRVVTAAFYCNMYCSVLLMACIGLDRLLAVVYPMNSLTWRSPQTAWAACAAMWLLALAGAAPLLATGQTAHLPQLHITTCHDVQDAIKLQSYYRYFFPVYSSVFFFIPLVLTAACYVRIIHTLAAANIENRSKKTRAVVMAAIVLVVFVVCFTPANVILMIHYVDATHASSSDASYRAYLLATCAGSLSCCLDPILYYFGSSQCRKRVVALFGRRHPHRTASSVRTESSRTSRHRDSSRPCKMEVGQSGSGGQTQYSMLDT is encoded by the exons ATGTTGATAAAACAAACTGGTGTCACTTCTGGCAAACCGTTAGAGGGACTAGCTATGGCCACAGTTCATTTATCATTTTTGCTGTTGTTGGTGTTTGATTCGCTTTCCAGCTCGGCACTCGGCGTCATGAATG CTTCAGAACCTTTCCTGCGGACCTTCTCTGGACACGTTCTGACAGAAGGAGACGCTGACTACTTGGACCTGTCTGTGTTGGACGGCGATGACGCAGGTTCTGGGTCCAAATCCCAGCCGGAAGCTGTGAGAAGACACCCGGGCCTTCACCCTCCTCATCAAAAGCGCTACTTTGTGTCGGAGGAGGTCAAGCATTTCCTGCAGGGTTGCTTGTCCACGGCCTTCGTCCCGGCCGTCTACACCGTGGTCTTCGTCGTCAGCGTGCCCCTCAACCTGCTCGCCGCCGCCATCTTCATGCATCCGGTCCGTCCCAGGAAGCCCGCGGTCATCTACATGTTGAACCTCGCCTCCGCCGACCTGCTCTTCGGCTTGCTCCTCCCCTTCAAAGTGGCCTACCGTTACCATGGCAACAACTGGACGTACGGCGCCTTCATGTGCAGGGTGGTGACGGCCGCCTTCTACTGCAACATGTACTGCTCGGTGCTGCTCATGGCGTGCATCGGCTTGGACCGCCTCCTGGCTGTCGTCTACCCCATGAACTCGCTGACGTGGCGCAGCCCGCAGACGGCGTGGGCCGCGTGCGCCGCCATGTGGCTGCTGGCCCTGGCCGGTGCGGCGCCTCTCTTAGCGACGGGTCAGACGGCGCACCTGCCCCAACTGCACATCACCACCTGTCACGACGTGCAAGACGCAATCAAACTCCAATCCTATTATCGCTACTTCTTCCCCGTCTACTCGTCCGTGTTCTTCTTCATCCCCCTCGTCCTCACCGCCGCGTGCTACGTGCGCATCATCCACACCTTGGCGGCCGCCAACATCGAGAACCGCTCCAAAAAGACTCGGGCGGTGGTGATGGCGGCGATCGTCCTGGTGGTGTTTGTGGTGTGCTTCACCCCCGCCAACGTGATCCTCATGATCCACTACGTCGACGCCACGCACGCCTCCAGCAGCGACGCATCCTACCGGGCCTACTTGCTCGCCACATGCGCGGGGAGCCTCAGCTGCTGCCTGGACCCCATCCTTTACTACTTCGGTTCGTCTCAGTGCAGGAAGCGGGTGGTGGCGCTATTTGGACGCCGGCATCCGCATCGGACGGCGAGCAGTGTGCGCACCGAGAGTTCCAGAACCAGCAGACACAGGGACAGCAGCAGGCCGTGCAAAATGGAGGTTGGTCAAAGTGGGTCTGGGGGTCAGACTCAGTACAGCATGCTGGACACTtga